The window TCAGGGAAGCCGCCGCCACCATCGCCGGCCATGTCGTGCGGACGCCGACCGTCCCGAGCCCGGGGCTCTCCGAGCTGCTCGGTGTCCCCGTGACCACGAAGCTGGAACTGCTGCAGCGGACCGGCTCGTTCAAGGCGCGCGGCGCCACGGCGAAGCTGCTGGCGCTGACGCCCGCCGAGCGGGCGGCCGGCGTCGTCGCGGTCAGCGGCGGCAACCACGGCATCGCGCTGGCGCACATGGCCGCCGCGCTGCACACCAAGGCCACGGTCGTGATGTCCCGGTCCGCACCCCGGCGCGCCATCGACCGCGTCGAGGCGGCCGGCGCCTCGCTGCGGCTCACGGACGGCATGGCGGAGGCGTTCGCGCTGACCGAGCGGCTGCGCTCGGAGGGCCTCACCCTCGTCCACCCCTTCGACGACCCGCTGGTGATCGCCGGCCAGGGCACCGTCGACCTGGAGTTCGCCGCGGACACCGAGGGGGCGGACGGCCCCGGCGCGCTCACCGACGTACTCGTGAGCATCGGCGGCGGCGGCCTGATCGCCGGTGTCGCGGCGGCCTTCGAGGCCCTGCGTCCCGGCGTCCGCGTCTGGGGCGTGGAGACCGTCGGCGCGACGGCCATGACCGAGGCCCTCGCGGCCGGCGGCCCCGTCACGGTCCCCCTCTCCTCCGTCGTCACCACGCTCAGCGCACCCTCCGTCTCCCGGCTGACCTACGACCATGCGACCGCCCTCGTCGGGGACGTCCTCGTGGTCCCCGACGCGGAGGCGGTACGGGGCGTCCTGGAGTTCGCCGAGCACGCCAAGGTGTGGACGGAACCCGCCGCCGGATGCCTGCTGCCCGCGGCCCGGCAGGTGCTGGAGCGGGTCGGCGACGGCGCCCGGCTGGGCCTCGTGGTCTGCGGCGGCAACGCGACCACGGCCGACATCACGGACTGGGCAGAGCGGTTCGCACTGCGGTGACGGGCCGTCCGGGACCGGCATAATGCTCGGATGACCTCCCCCACCGAGCACGTCCCCGTGGTCGTCGTCGGTGCCGGACCCGCCGGGCTGACCGTCGGCAACATCCTGCGGGCCGCCTCCGTGGACTGTGTGGTGCTGGAGACCGAGAGCCGGGAGTTCATCGAACGGCGGCCCCGGGCCGGGTTCCTGGAGGAGTGGGCGGTACGGGCGCTGGAGCGGCGCGGGCTGGCCGGGCGGCTGGTGGAACGGGCGCCGGTGCACACCGAGTTCGAGTTCCGCTTCGCGGGTGAGCGCCGGCGGTTCCCGTACACGGAGATCACCGGGCACCACCACTACGTGTATCCGCAGCCGTTGCTCGTGACGGACCTGGTCGGGCAGTACGCGGACGTCCGGGGCGGCGACATCCGCTTCGGCGTGCGGGACGTCGAGCTGCACGACATCGACGGCGAGCGCCCCTCGGTGTCGTACGTGGACCCGTCGAGCGGCGAACGGCGGCTGCTGCACTGCGAGTTCGTCGCGGGCTGCGACGGCGCGCGCGGTGTCACGCGGACCGCGCCGCCCGCCGGGCACGCCACGGTCGCCCGGCACGACCACGGCGTCGGATGGCTGGCGCTGCTCGCCGAGGCGCCGCCCTCGTCGGACTGCGTGATCCTCGGCGTCCATCCCCGGGGCTTCGCCGGGCACATGGCGCGCGGCCCGGAGGTCACCCGCTACTACCTGGAGGTCCCGGCGGGCGACGATCCGGCGAACTGGCCGGACGAGCGGGTCTGGTCCGAGCTGCACACCCGGCTGGCGGTGCCCGGCACCCGGCCGCTCACGGAGGGCCCGCTGGTCGAGAAGCGGGTGCTCGACATGCACAACTACGTCACCGAGCCGATGGCGTACGGCCGCCTCTACCTCGCGGGCGACGCGGCGCACCTCGTCGCGCCGATCGCCGCGAAGGGCATGAACCTCGCGCTGCACGACGCCCTGCTCCTCGCGGACGCCCTGATCGCCCGGCTGCGCGAGGGGGACGACCGTGGGCTGCGCGGGTACTCGCAGGCCTGTCTGCGGCGGGTCTGGCACTACCAGGAGTTCTCGCAGTGGCTGGCGGAGCTGCTGCACGGGCCGTCGTCCGGCGACGCGTTCCGGGCGGGTGCCGCGACCGCCCGGCTGCGTCGCGTCCTCGGCTCCCCCGCCGCCGCGTCCACCTTCGCGGAGCTGTTCATCGGCAAGGACACCGACCACTAGGCACCGACCACCAGGCACGGAACGGACGCCCTCAGCGGTCGTCGTGGCAGCAGCCGTCCTGGCGCATCAGCCGGCCCACCTCCAGCCAGTCCTCCTCGGTCCCGGCGGCCTTCGCGCGCCGGGCCGCGGGCCGGTACGCGGCCACCAACTCCTCGGTGGTGTGGAGGTGTCCGCCCCGCAGGACCGACACCGTGCGGACGAGGTCGGCGAAGTCCGTGAACGGGTCGCCGTCGACGACGGTCAGGTCCGCGAGCCTGCCCGTGGCGACCGTCCCGAGGTGGTCGTCCAGGCCGAACAGCCGGGCCGGGAGCGCGGTCGCGGTGCGCAGGGTCTCGGCCGGGGTGAGTCCACCGGCGTGCAGGGCGCGCAGGGCGAGGTGGAGGAAGAGGCCGAC is drawn from Streptomyces bottropensis ATCC 25435 and contains these coding sequences:
- a CDS encoding threonine/serine dehydratase, which codes for MIGIDEIREAAATIAGHVVRTPTVPSPGLSELLGVPVTTKLELLQRTGSFKARGATAKLLALTPAERAAGVVAVSGGNHGIALAHMAAALHTKATVVMSRSAPRRAIDRVEAAGASLRLTDGMAEAFALTERLRSEGLTLVHPFDDPLVIAGQGTVDLEFAADTEGADGPGALTDVLVSIGGGGLIAGVAAAFEALRPGVRVWGVETVGATAMTEALAAGGPVTVPLSSVVTTLSAPSVSRLTYDHATALVGDVLVVPDAEAVRGVLEFAEHAKVWTEPAAGCLLPAARQVLERVGDGARLGLVVCGGNATTADITDWAERFALR
- a CDS encoding 4-hydroxybenzoate 3-monooxygenase; protein product: MTSPTEHVPVVVVGAGPAGLTVGNILRAASVDCVVLETESREFIERRPRAGFLEEWAVRALERRGLAGRLVERAPVHTEFEFRFAGERRRFPYTEITGHHHYVYPQPLLVTDLVGQYADVRGGDIRFGVRDVELHDIDGERPSVSYVDPSSGERRLLHCEFVAGCDGARGVTRTAPPAGHATVARHDHGVGWLALLAEAPPSSDCVILGVHPRGFAGHMARGPEVTRYYLEVPAGDDPANWPDERVWSELHTRLAVPGTRPLTEGPLVEKRVLDMHNYVTEPMAYGRLYLAGDAAHLVAPIAAKGMNLALHDALLLADALIARLREGDDRGLRGYSQACLRRVWHYQEFSQWLAELLHGPSSGDAFRAGAATARLRRVLGSPAAASTFAELFIGKDTDH